In Epinephelus lanceolatus isolate andai-2023 chromosome 16, ASM4190304v1, whole genome shotgun sequence, one DNA window encodes the following:
- the LOC117263311 gene encoding regulation of nuclear pre-mRNA domain-containing protein 1A-like has protein sequence MSAFSEAALEKKLSELSNSQQSVQTLSLWLIHHRKHSRTIVNVWINELKKAQVSRKLTFLYLANDVIQNSKKKGPEFTQDFAPVIVDAFKHVYRDGEEGCKKQLGRVLSIWQERAVYENNLLDQLSQVLYGEKKAKKRSYEEIRPDVEDFASQSSPAEPPQTAELIRALQELENAASGDSVLRQRISSLPAEVQDTSLLHRITDKESGERLSRLVEEACMLLADYSGRLAAEIDDRRQLTHTLTVFLQSQKDGLTQNEQKLEEYKRKLARVTQVRKELRSRLNNLPGGLYNSSN, from the exons ATGTCAGCTTTCTCTGAGGCGGCTTTAGAAAAGAAACTGTCCGAGCTCAGCAACTCACAGCAAAGTGTGCAGACGTTGTCGCTGTGGCTCATTCATCATAGAAAACACTCGAGGACCATTGTAAATGTTTGGATCAACGAACTGAAAAAAG CTCAAGTGTCACGCAAGCTGACCTTCCTTTACTTGGCCAATGACGTCATTCAGAACAGCAAGAAGAAAGGACCAGAATTCACTCAGGACTTTGCACCGGTCATCGTTGATGCATTCAAACACGTATACAG AGATGGTGAGGAGGGCTGTAAGAAACAGCTGGGTCGGGTTTTGTCAATCTGGCAGGAGAGAGCTGTGTACGAGAATAACCTGCTAGATCAGCTCTCACAAGTCCTGT ATGGAGAAAAGAAGGCAAAGAAGCGGTCGTATGAGGAGATCCGACCAGATGTTGAGGACTTTGCTTCACAGAGCTCCCCAGCCGAGCCCCCACAG ACAGCGGAGTTAATCCGGGCTCTGCAGGAGCTGGAAAATGCAGCCTCTGGTGATTCAGTGCTGCGTCAGCGCATCTCCTCCCTTCCTGCAGAGGTGCAAGACACGTCACTGCTTCACAGGATCACAG ATAAGGAATCAGGGGAGAGGCTTTCTCGGCTGGTGGAGGAGGCGTGCATGTTGCTAGCAGACTACAGTGGCCGCTTGGCAGCAGAGATTGATGATAGGaggcagctcacacacacactaacggTCTTCCTGCAAAGCCAGAAGGACGGCCTGACCCAGAACGAGCAGAAACTCGAA GAATACAAGCGCAAACTGGCGAGGGTGACCCAGGTCCGGAAGGAGCTACGTTCTCGTCTGAACAACCTTCCGGGAGGACTCTACAACTCTTCAAACTGA